From Candidatus Nucleicultrix amoebiphila FS5, a single genomic window includes:
- a CDS encoding DNA-3-methyladenine glycosylase I → MILGVDGKRRCFGGKPGKEFYGDYHDHEWGVPSHDDQHLFEMLILEGAQAGLSWETILKRREGYRQAFHNFDPVKVAAMDDETLESLRHNPDIIRNRLKIYGARQNAQAFLKIQKEFGSFNRYVWKFVNDKPIVNHWQKMADVPAKTAESDALSKNLKKRGMTFVGSTIIYAYMQAIGMVNDHILSCWRNGKNS, encoded by the coding sequence ATGATTCTAGGGGTTGATGGTAAAAGGCGCTGTTTTGGGGGCAAGCCAGGAAAAGAATTCTATGGCGACTACCATGATCATGAGTGGGGCGTTCCTTCCCACGACGATCAGCATTTATTTGAGATGCTTATTCTTGAAGGAGCTCAAGCGGGGCTTAGCTGGGAAACGATTTTAAAAAGACGCGAAGGATATCGTCAGGCTTTTCATAATTTCGATCCTGTCAAAGTTGCAGCGATGGATGATGAGACCCTAGAGTCTTTGCGTCATAACCCTGACATTATTCGTAACCGTTTAAAAATTTATGGGGCACGTCAGAATGCGCAGGCTTTCCTAAAAATTCAGAAAGAATTCGGATCTTTTAATCGTTACGTTTGGAAGTTTGTGAATGACAAACCCATTGTAAATCATTGGCAGAAAATGGCAGATGTCCCCGCTAAAACAGCTGAAAGTGATGCTCTGTCAAAGAATCTTAAAAAGCGTGGCATGACTTTTGTAGGATCAACAATTATTTATGCGTATATGCAAGCGATAGGCATGGTAAACGATCACATCCTTAGTTGTTGGCGCAACGGAAAAAATTCTTAA